Proteins from a single region of Hordeum vulgare subsp. vulgare chromosome 6H, MorexV3_pseudomolecules_assembly, whole genome shotgun sequence:
- the LOC123403556 gene encoding cytochrome P450 714C2, producing MEVAAALHAAMLALATLAMATFVYFLHAAWLSPTATRRRLRSVGFGGPAPTFPLGNLPEIAATLAAASCSSSTATAAVSSDIHAAVFPYFARWRAAFGKVFVYWLGAEPFLYVADPEFLKSATAGAMGRLWGKPDVFRRDRMPMFGRGLVMAEGDDWTRHRQIIAPAFSATNLNDMIGVMEETTAKMLGEWSEAVAAVGRIAGAVVDVEKGVVRNAAEIIARASFGIGDEGGARVFEKLQAMQSMLFRSNRLVGVPLARLLHLRKTYEAWKLGREIDALLLDIIDSRRARQQDAGGQEKKNRDLLSLLLAGNDEAGEGKKKRLMTSRELVDECKTFFFGGHETTALAVSWTLLMLAAHPEWQRALREELREVTAEDGPLDAAALAKLTKMGWVLSEVLRLYPPSPNVQRQALQDVTVDDAGTTIPRGTNMWVDVVAMHHDEALWGADANEFRPERFAAGAQGGCRHRMGYLPFGFGGRICVGRNLTGMEYRVVVAMVLRRFELAVAPEYRHQPRVMLSLRPSDGVQLLLTPLQQHTK from the exons ATGGAGGTCGCGGCGGCGCTGCATGCCGCCATGTTGGCGCTGGCCACGCTGGCGATGGCCACCTTCGTCTACTTCCTCCACGCGGCGTGGCTGTCTCCGACGGCCACGCGACGCCGGCTCCGCTCGGTCGGCTTCGGCGGCCCGGCCCCGACGTTCCCGCTCGGCAACCTCCCCGAGATCGCGGCAACGCTTGCCGCGGCCAGCTGCAGCAGCAGCACCGCGACGGCGGCGGTGAGCAGCGACATCCACGCGGCCGTCTTCCCGTACTTCGCGCGGTGGCGCGCGGCGTTCGGGAAGGTGTTCGTCTACTGGCTCGGCGCCGAGCCGTTCCTGTACGTGGCCGACCCGGAGTTCCTCAAGTCCGCCACCGCCGGCGCCATGGGGAGGCTCTGGGGGAAGCCCGACGTGTTCCGCCGCGACCGCATGCCCATGTTCGGCCGCGGCCTCGTCATGGCCGAGGGCGACGACTGGACCCGCCACCGCCAGATCATCGCGCCCGCCTTCTCCGCCACCAACCTCAAC GACATGATCGGCGTGATGGAGGAGACGACGGCGAAGATGCTGGGGGAGTGGAGCGAGGCGGTGGCAGCGGTGGGGCGGATCGCGGGGGCGGTGGTGGACGTGGAGAAGGGCGTGGTGAGGAACGCGGCGGAGATCATCGCCAGGGCCAGCTTCGGCATCGGCgacgagggcggcgcgcgggtgttcgagaagctgcaggcCATGCAATCGATGCTGTTCCGCTCCAACCGCCTCGTCGGCGTGCCGCTGGCccggctcctccacctccgcaAGACCTACGAAGCGTGGAAGCTCGGCCGCGAGATCGACGCGCTGCTGCTCGACATCATCGACTCTCGCCGCGCCCGACAACAAGACGCCGGCGGTCAGGAGAAGAAGAACAGGGACCTGCTCTCGCTGCTGCTGGCCGGGAACGACGAGGcgggagaagggaagaagaagaggttgatGACGAGCCGGGAGCTGGTGGACGAGTGCAAGACCTTCTTCTTCGGCGGGCACGAGACGACGGCGCTGGCCGTGTCCTGGACGCTGCTCATGCTCGCGGCTCACCCGGAGTGGCAGCGCGCGCTCCGTGAGGAGCTCCGCGAGGTCACCGCCGAGGACGGCCCGCTCGACGCCGCCGCCCTCGCCAAGCTCACCAAGATGGGGTGGGTCCTGAGCGAGGTGCTCCGGCTCTACCCGCCGTCCCCGAACGTGCAGCGGCAGGCCCTGCAGGACGTGACCGTGGACGACGCCGGCACGACCATCCCGCGGGGCACCAACATGTGGGTGGACGTGGTGGCGATGCACCACGACGAGGCGCTGTGGGGCGCCGACGCGAACGAGTTCCGGCCGGAGCGGTTCGCGGCGGGCGCGCAGGGCGGGTGCCGGCACCGGATGGGGTACCTGCCGTTCGGCTTCGGCGGGCGGATCTGCGTGGGGAGGAACCTCACGGGGATGGAGTACCGGGTGGTGGTGGCCATGGTGCTGCGGCGGTTCGAGCTGGCCGTCGCGCCTGAGTACCGGCACCAGCCCCGTGTCATGCTCTCGCTCCGGCCGTCCGACGGCGTGCAGCTCCTCCTCACGCCGCTGCAGCAGCACACCAAATAG